Proteins from a genomic interval of Odontesthes bonariensis isolate fOdoBon6 chromosome 7, fOdoBon6.hap1, whole genome shotgun sequence:
- the mpi gene encoding mannose-6-phosphate isomerase, translated as MEEVRVFPLTCAVQNYAWGKVGLKSEVAKLVVGGDPLAVIEDNKPYAELWMGAHPKGDAQIKDNRIAQTTLGQWIAHYPACLGSKVKDAFQGQLPFLFKVLSVNTALSIQAHPNKELAASLHAQFPEHYPDNNHKPEMAIALTPFQGLCGFRPVEEILRFLKSVPEFHALVGDEAAEELRCSVGDEVRTSRALKRCFSRMMSCAKKVFVDELNELVKRVTEEGAAGKDTSSSHGDLLLRLHSQYPGDIGCFSIYFLNYIDLEPGQAMFLGANEPHAYLYGDCIECMACSDNTVRAGLTRKYIDVNTLCEMLSYNPAPVSSKIFPCVQDPSDPFVALYDPPVSDFTVLKIQVPASVKEYTVAPVDSASILLVIEGDATATCPAALSDIAVKRGAVLFVSANESLSLHITSPSGMTLFRACCLL; from the exons ATGGAGGAAGTGAGAG TGTTTCCACTGACCTGTGCTGTGCAAAATTATGCGTGGGGGAAGGTTGGACTGAAGAGTGAGGTGGCCAAACTGGTGGTTGGTGGAGACCCCCTTGCTGTCATAGAGGACAATAAACCCTATGCAGAG CTGTGGATGGGTGCCCACCCTAAAGGGGATGCCCAGATTAAAGACAACAGGATCGCACAGACCACCCTGGGCCAGTGGATCGCCCACTATCCCGCCTGCCTGGGCTCCAAGGTGAAAGACGCCTTCCAAGGCCAGCTGCCTTTCCTCTTCAAAGTGCTTTCTGTCAACACAGCTTTGTCCATACAGGCCCACCCCAACAAG GAATTAGCTGCTAGTCTCCATGCTCAGTTTCCAGAACACTATCCAGACAACAACCACAAACCAGAGATGGCAATCGCTCTCACCCCTTTCCAGGGCCTGTGTGGCTTCAGACCCGTGGAGGAGATCCTGAGGTTTCTCAAAT CGGTCCCAGAGTTTCACGCTTTGGTGGGCGACGAAGCTGCAGAGGAGCTGCGGTGCAGCGTGGGAGATGAGGTCCGCACGAGCCGGGCGCTCAAGAGGTGCTTCTCCAGGATGATGAGCTGCGCGAAGAAGGTGTTCGTGGACGAGCTCAACGAGCTGGTTAAAAGAGTGACTGAAGAGG GTGCTGCAGGGAAGGACACGTCGAGCAGCCACGGTGACCTGTTGCTCCGCCTCCACTCCCAGTACCCCGGAGACATTGGCTGCTTCTCCATATACTTCCTCAACTACATAGACCTGGAACCAGGCCAGGCCATGTTCCTGGGAGCCAACGAGCCTCATGCTTACCTTTATGGAG ACTGTATCGAGTGTATGGCCTGCTCAGACAACACCGTCAGGGCTGGACTGACACGGAAATACATCGATGTTAACACGTTGTGCGAGATGTTGAGCTACAACCCAGCGCCTGTCTCTTCCAAAATCTTCCCGTGTGTCCAAGATCCCTCAGACCCCTTCGTAGCCCTGTACGACCCCCCAGTATCAGACTTTACCGTCTTGAAGATTCAG GTCCCAGCCTCGGTGAAGGAGTACACCGTAGCTCCAGTTGACAGCGCCAGCATCCTCCTGGTCATCGAAGGCGACGCCACGGCAACCTGTCCTGCTGCTCTCTCTGACATCGCGGTGAAGCGGGGGGCCGTCCTGTTCGTCTCAGCCAATGAGAGTCTGTCCCTGCACATCACTTCGCCGTCAGGGATGACCCTGTTTCgagcctgctgcctcctgtaG
- the scamp2 gene encoding secretory carrier-associated membrane protein 2: MSDFDNNPFAQPVSDNPFNDPSVTQVTNSSIEPVDQYNPFPQSNDGLATQTTPASTAPYQPAVLQPSTEPGPKASAAAAQANLLRQQEELERKAAELDRREQELQSRGSTGKANNWPPLPKSFPIKPCFYQDFAEEIPTEYERVCRMMYYLWMFNCVTLFLNLLACLAYFTTDASYGVDFGLSILWLILFTPCSFLCWYRPVYKAFKTDSSFSFFFFFFVFFCQVVVFIIQSVGIPKWGNSGWISAFTVIGTNKAVGAIMIIVAILFTICAVISVILLKMVHSMYRRTGASFQKAQQEFSQGVFTNKTFQTAAAGAASSAAQGTLRGNN; this comes from the exons ATGTCGGATTTTGACAACAACCCGTTCGCACAACCTGTCAGTGACAACCCCTTTAAC gATCCGTCTGTCACTCAGGTGACCAACTCCAGCATTGAACCAGTTGACCAGTACAACCCTTTCCCCCAGTCAAAT GATGGTCTGGCTACTCAGACCACCCCAGCCTCCACCGCTCCTTACCAGCCGGCCGTGTTACAGCCATCGACAGAGCCCGGTCCAAAG GCGTCTGCCGCAGCAGCTCAGGCCAACCTGCtgaggcagcaggaggagctggagagaaaAGCTGCCGAGCTGGACCGCAGGGAGCAGGAGCTACAGAGCAGAGGCTCGACAG GTAAAGCGAACAACTGGCCTCCCCTGCCCAAGAGCTTCCCCATCAAACCGTGTTTTTATCAGGACTTCGCAGAGGAAATTCCTACAGAGTACGAAAGAGTCTGCAGAATGATGTATTATCTGTGGATGT TCAACTGTGTGACTCTCTTCCTCAACCTGCTGGCTTGCCTGGCTTACTTCACCACCGACGCAAGTTACGGTGTGGATTTTGGCCTCTCCATTCTCTGGCTCATCCTCTTCACTCCCTGCTCCTTCCTCTGCTGGTACCGGCCCGTCTACAAGGCCTTCAA gaccgacagctccttcagcttcttcttcttcttctttgtgtttttctgccaAGTCGTCGTCTTCATCATCCAGTCTGTGGGCATCCCCAAATGGGGAAACAG TGGTTGGATCTCCGCCTTCACAGTCATCGGCACCAACAAGGCAGTGGGAGCCATCATGATCATAGTGGCCATCCTCTTCACTATATGTGCTGTGATTTCTGTTATCTTGCTCAAGATG GTCCACAGCATGTACCGCCGCACCGGGGCCAGTTTCCAGAAAGCCCAGCAGGAGTTCTCACAAGGCGTCTTCACCAATAAGACCTTCCAAACAGCCGCTGCGGGAGCAGCCTCCTCCGCTGCCCAGGGAACCCTGCGGGGAAACAACTAG